Part of the Cupriavidus basilensis genome is shown below.
CCATCCTCTACCTGAACAACACCACCGGCTTCATGGTAGGCCGCAGCCATGAGGAAGCCGGGATCATCAAGCACGGCTCCAAGATGATCCAGGCGGTGAGCAACGCCACCGTGCCGCAGATCACGATCTATTGCGGCGCGTCGTTCGGCGCGGGCAACTACGGCATGTGCGGGCGCGGCTTCCACCCGCGTTTCTGCTTCTCCTGGCCCAACGCCAAGACCGCGGTGATGGGCGGCGAGCAGGCCGCGCGCACCATGGCCATCGTGACCGAGGCCGCCATGAAGCGCAAAGGCGGGCAGGCCGATGCCGACCAGCTGGAAGCACTGCAGAAAGGCATCGTCGAGCGCTTCGACCGCCAGATGAGCGTGTTTGTCACCAGCGCCCACGTGCTGGACGACGGCGTGATCGACCCGCGCAATACGCGCGCGGTGCTGGCCAATGTGCTGGCGATCTGCCGCGAGGGCGACGCCAGGACGCCGCAAGCCATGCAATTCGGGGTTGCCCGGCCCTGACAGCCACGGACTAGCCACGGACTCAGCCGGAACAGACATGCAAAAGAACGAACGGAGACCAGCGACATGCTACTGACACCCGAACACGAGGCGCTGCGCGCCACCATCAAGCGCTTTATCGCCGAGCAGATCAATCCGCACGTCGACGCCTGGGAAGAGGCCGAGATCTTCCCCGCGCATGAGGTCTTCCGCAAGATGGGCGATCTGGGCCTGCTGGGCCTGTCCAAGCCGGAAGCCGATGGCGGCATGGGCCTCGATTACTCCTACAGCGCGGTGCTGGCGGAGACGCTGTCCGACATCAACTGCGGCGGCGTGCCCATGGCCATCGGGGTGCAGACCGACATGGCCACTCCGGCCCTGGCCCACCACGGCAGCGCGGAGCTGCGCCGCGAATTCCTGGCGCCCGCGATCCGCGGCGAGTACGTGGCCTGCCTGGGCGTCTCGGAGGTGGGCAGCGGCTCCGACGTGGCCTCGATCAAGACCACCGCAAGGCGCGACGGCGACGACTACATCATCAACGGCGGCAAGATGTGGACCACCAATGGCACCCAGGCCGACTTCTGCTGCGTGCTGGCCAATACGTCGGACGCAGCGCCGCACCGCAACAAGACGCTGATCGTGGTGCCCATGAAGACCCGCGGCGTTTCGGTGGCCAAGAAGATCCGCAAGATCGGCATGGACTCGTCCGATACCGCGCAGCTGTACTTCGACGACGTGCGGGTGCCGCAGCGCTACCGCATCGGCGAGGAAGGCATGGGCTTTACCTACCAGATGGAACAGTTCCAGGTAGAGCGCCTGTGGGGCGCGCTCAGCTCCGCCAGCCGATGCGCCAAGGCGATCGACCTCACCATCGAGTACACCCGCGAGCGCAAGGCATTTGGCCGCTCCATCCTGGACAACCAGTGGGTGCACTACACCTTGGCCGAGCTGCAGACCGAGGTGGAAGCGCTGCACGCCCTGTGCTGGCGCGCCGTGGAGATGATGGTGCGCGGCGAGGATGCCACCCGCCTGGCCACCATGGCCAAGCTCAAGGCCGGCCGGCTGTCGCGCGAGGTGGCGGACCGCTGCCTGCAGTTCTGGGGCGGCATGGGCTACGTGCTGGAAAGCCCGATCTCGCGCATTTTCCGGGATGGGCGGCTCACCTCCATCGGCGGCGGCGCCGACGAGGTCATGATGCAGATCCTGTGCAAGTTCATGGGCACCTTCCCCCAGTCGAAGTAAGCGTTCAAAGCAAAAGACAAGAGAGCAGACCAGGCCACCATGAAGCAGCCCACGCCATTTCAAAAGATCCTGATCGCCAACCGGGGCGAAATCGCCTTGCGCGTGATGCGCAGCGCCACCGCGCTGGGCTACCGCACGGTGGCGGTCTACTCCAGCGCCGATGCCGGCGCGCGCCATGTCGAGGAGGCCGGCCAGGCGGTGTATATCGGCCAGGCGCAGCCGGCGCAGTCCTACCTGCGCATCGACGCCATCATCGAGGCAGCGCGGCGTAGCGGCGCCGACGCCGTGCATCCCGGCTACGGCTTCCTGGCGGAGAATGCCGCTTTTGCCCGCGCCTGCCGCGAGGCGGGGCTGGTATTCATCGGCCCGTCGGCCGAGTCCATCGTGGCGATGGGCAACAAGGCCGGCGCCAAGCGGCTGATGATGGCCGCGGACGTGCCGTGCATCCCGGGCTACCAGGGCGAGGACCAGGACGAGGCGCGCCTGTGCGCCGAGGCCGAGCGCATCGGCTTCCCGGTCATGATCAAGGCCACGGCAGGCGGGGGCGGGCGCGGCATGCGGCTGGTGCCGCACGCGCGGGCCTTTCCCGAGCTGCTGCGCAGCGCGCGCTCGGAAGCGCAGGGCGCCTTCGGCGACCCTGAGGTGATCCTGGAGCGGGCCGTGGTGGAACCGCGCCATATCGAGATCCAGATCCTGGCGGACCGCTATGGCAACGCCATCCACCTGGGCGAGCGCGATTGCTCGGTGCAGCGGCGCCACCAGAAGCTGATCGAAGAGGCGCCATCGCCCGCGGTGAGCGCCGAGCTGCGGGCCCGCATGGGCGCCACCGCCGTGGCCGCCGTCAAGGCGATCGGCTACGAAGGCGCGGGCACGCTGGAGTTCCTGCTCGACCGCGACGGCAACTATTACTTCATGGAGATGAACACGCGGCTGCAGGTGGAGCATCCCGTGACCGAGGCCATCACCGGCCTGGACCTGGTGGCGCTGCAACTGCGGATTGCCGCAGGCGAGCCGCTGCCGCTCAGGCAGGAAGACGTGCGCTTTTCCGGCCACGCCATCGAAGTGCGCCTGTGCGCCGAAGACGCCGATCAAGGCTTTATGCCGCAAAGCGGCGAGATTGCACTGTGGCAGGCCCCGCCCGCCTTGCGCGTGGAACATGCGCTGGGCAGTGGCGCCGCAATCCCGCCGTACTACGACTCCATGATCGCCAAGCTCATCAGCTACGGCGGAACACGCGACGAAGCGCGGCGCAAGCTGTCGCAAGGCCTGGAAGACCTGGTGGCGCTTGGCGTGACCACCAACCAGGTGTTCCTTGGCCGCTGCCTCGCCCATCCCGCCTTTGCCGCGGGAGAGGCCACCACCGCCTTCATCGGCCAGCACCAGGACGCGCTGCTGCAGCCCGATGCGGCCTTACGCCAGCGCGCCGCCGCGCTGGCGGCGCTGCTCCTGTATGAAACCTCGCCGGAGCGCCAGCCGGGCGCGCCAGCCGCGAGCCTGGCCCCCACGCTGCCCATCGGCCTGCGCTACCGGGTCAACGGGGCGGAGCATCAGGCCAGCCTGGCATATGGCGCAGGCAATCGCTTCGCGGTTGCCATGGGCGAGTCGCGCTTTGCCTTCGAGACCATCGCCCTAGGCGCGCATTCGGTACGTTTCAGCTGCGATGGCCTGGTCGAGAGCGCCACCTTCCATCGCGACGCCAGCACGCTGCTGCTGCACTACCAGGGCACGCCGCTGCGCATCGAGGACCACACCCGGGCCGCCGCCGCCAGGGCTGGCGAGGCTGCCGGGGACGGCAAGCTGCGCGCGTCGATGAACGGCCGGGTGGTCAACGTGATGGTGGCCGCCGGCGACCAGGTCGAGGCGGGCCAGCCCATGGTCACGCTGGAAGCCATGAAGATGGAGCACATCCACGTGGCCCCGGCCGCCGGCCGGGTCGGCGCCGTGCACGTGCAGGTTGGCGACCAGGCCGCTGCCATGCGCGTGATCGCGGAAATCGAGTTCGAGGCGCCGCCGGCGGAACCGGTCAAGGCTGCCGCCTGAGTCCTCCGAGTGGCCTGAGCCTGTTGCCACGTCACGCGCCAGGCCGAGTTTCAACACACCGACACAGCCTAACCAGCGGAGCACCATGAGCGAATCGGAAACCCCAGCCGTCCTCCATGAAAAACGCGGCGCCGCGTTCTGGATCACCATCAACCGGCCCGACAAGCGCAATGCCATCAACAAGGAAGTCGTGGCCGGCATCCGGGCGGGCTACCGCGCCGCGCACGCAGACCCCGCCATCCGCGCCATCGTGCTGACCGGCGCCGGCGACAAGGCCTTCTGCGCCGGTGGCGACCTGCAGCCGGGCAAGGGCTTTGCCTTCGACCTTTCGCAGCCGAATGTGGACTACGCCGACATGCTGCGCGAATCCCAGCAAGCCACGCTGCCCAGCGTCGCGCGGATCAACGGCACCTGCATGGCCGGCGGCATGGGCTTGCTGTGCATGACCGATATGGCGGTGGCCGCCGACAACGCCGTGTTTGGCCTGCCGGAGGTCAAGGTGGGGGTGTTCCCGATGCAGGTGCTGAGCCTGCTACAAACGCTGGCGCCGCCCCGGCTGGTGCGCGAGTGGTGCATCAGCGGCGAGCCGTTTTCCGCCGCCGAGGCCAAGGCCGCCGGCCTGGTCAACCACCTGGCCGCGCCGGGCGAGCTGGACGCGCGCACCGAATGGCTGGTCGCCCGCGTGGCCGACAAGTCGCCCACCGCGATCCGGCGCGGCAAGTACGCCATGCAAGCCATGGCGTCGATGAGCTTTTCCGAAGGCATCGCCTATACCGAAAGCCAGATCGCGCTGCTGGCGATGACCGAAGACGCACGCGAAGGCCTGGCCGCCTTCAACGAGAAGCGCAAGCCGGTCTGGACCGGCAGGTAAGACAACCGGCGAGGCGCACGCCGGGCGGCGCGCGCTGGCGGTGTCTGCAACGATTGAACGAGGAAGCAGCCTATGAACAGAGCATCGTCGACAGCATCGTCCACCCAAGCGGACAGCGCCGCCTTCCTGGCGCTCGGCATGGCGCAATGGCTGCGCCGCCGCGCTGCGCGCAGCCCCCGCAGCCCCGCGCTGACCTGCGCCGGGCAGACCTGGACCTATGCCGAGCTGGTGGCCGACGCCGGGAAGATGGCCGCCGTGCTGGCGGCGGGCGGCGTCGGACGCGGCCAGCGCGTGGGCTACCTTGGCCTGAACGACCCGCTGTTCCTGGTGACGCAGTTCGCCTGCGCCTGGCTGGGCGCCATCTTCGTGCCGCTTAATTTCCGGCTCACCGGGCCGGAGCTGGCCTTTATCCTCAATGATGCCGGCGTGCATACGCTGTTCGCCGATGAGGACTACGCCGGCCTGATCGATGAAGCGCGCCCGGCGCTGGAGTGCCAGCGCTACCTGCGCCGCACCGACGCGCCGGGCTGGGAAGGCCTGTTGCCGCGGATGGCGCAAGCCGGTGCCGCGCCGCCTGCCGTGCCCACCGATCCGGATGATGTGGCCGCGATCATGTACACCTCGGGCACCACCGGACAACCCAAGGGCGCCATGCTCACGCATGGCAACTTCTGGGCCAACAACCTGAACGTGATGATGCTGAGCGACCTCGCCAGCACCGATGTCGCGCTCAATTTCGCGCCCCTGTTCCATGTTGGCGGCATGTGCTGCGTGAGCTTGCCCATCCTGATGGCGGGCGGCCATCTCGTGCTGCAGCGCAGCTTCGACCCCGCAGCCGTCATGCAGGCGGTGGCCGAGCACCGCGTGACGGTCAGCTTCGCGGTGCCCGCCATGCTGTTGTTCGTCAGCCAGCACCCGGATTTCGCGCAGGCGGACCTGTCCAGCCTGCGCACCATTTCGGTCGGCGGCGCCCCCATGCCCGAGCCGCTGCTGCGCCTGTTCGCCGGGCGCGGCATCCCGGTCAACCAGGGCTACGGCCTGACGGAGACCGCCGCCGCGACGACCTTCCTCGCCCCGGAGCGCGCGCAGGACAAGCTCGGCTCCTGTGGCACGCCGGCCATGATGACCGAAGTCTGCATCCGCGACTTCGACGGCAAGCCACTGACCGAGCCGCAGGCCCGCGGCGAGATCTGCGCGCGTGGCGGCAACATCATGAAAGGCTACTGGAACCGCCCGGACGCCAGCGCCGCGGCGTTCTACGACGGCGGCTGGTTCCGCACCGGCGACGTCGGCTATGTCGACGAAGAAGGCTTCTACTACGTCTGCGACCGCTTGAAGGACATGGTGATTACCGGCGGCGAGAACGTCTACCCGGCCGAAGTCGAAAGCGTGCTGTACGAGCACCCGGCCATTGCCGAAGTCGCCGTGATCGGCGCGCCCGACGAGCGCTGGGGCGAGCATGTGGTAGCCGTGGCGGCGCTCAAGGCGGGCGCCAGCCTGACGCTGGAGGAACTGCAGGCCTTCGCGCAACCGCGCCTGGCGCGCTACAAGCTGCCGCGTGCGTTGCGGGTGGTGGCGGCGTTGCCGCGCAATCCGACGGGGAAGGTGTTGAAGGTCAGGTTGAGGGAGATGGGGCAGGGGTAAGAGGGTAGGAGGTAGGGGGTACGGGTGGAGCATGGCGAAAGAACCAGCAGAACGCAAACCTCCAAACTCGGCTGGGAAATTCTAAAAAACCGCAGGAGCCCCAATGGCAGGACCAACCATCGACTTCTGGCAAGTCCGCTTCGAATCCGGGCAAACCCCTTGGGAGCGCGAAGCCGCCAGCCCGCAACTCCTGGCCTGGCTTGCCCAAGGCGCCATCCAGCCCGGGGAGCGTGTGATCGTGCCCGGCTGTGGCGGTGGCTGGGAAGTCGCCGCGCTGGCCGCGCATGGCGCGCGGGTCAGCGGCATCGACTACGCGCCCGGGGCGCTGGCCCGCACGCTTGCCCGGCTGGCGCCGGGCGGACTGCAAGCGGCCCTGGAACAGGCGGACGTGTTGCATTGGCAGCCGGCCACGCCGGTGGATGCCATCTATGAGCAGACCTGCCTGTGCGCGCTGCACCCCGACCACTGGACCCGTTACGCCGCCCAGCTCCATGGCTGGCTGCGTCCCGGCGCACGCCTGCTGGCGCTGTTCATGCAGATGCGCCGCGACAGCGCAGGCCAGGGCATGGTGGAAGGGCCGCCGTATCACTGCGACATCAACGCCATGCGCGTGCTGTTCCCGGCCCAGCAATGGGAATGGCCCAAGCCGCCGTTTAGCGCTGTCGCGCATCCCAGCGGCGCGTTCGAGCTTGCGGTAGTGCTGGTGCGCCGCTGATCCCCTGGCGGCGCACAGCGCCAGCCGCGTTACCCATGGGTAATCCCCAATCCATATACAGCCAGTCCACACAAGAGCCGCACCGGTAGTTTTGTTACGGTGGCAGCAGTCGCAGCAATCGCAGCAGTCGCAACGCGGCGAAGCGCAAGACGGCACGCATCGCACCCGGTGCCATCGGGCGCGCTTGACTCACCCAATTCCGAGACCGGCCCCTTGCCGCGCACCGCGCGCGGCAAGGGGCGGCCGGCACAGGAGACAAGATTGGAGATCCTGCAATTGACGATCTCGGGGATCGCGCTGGGCTGCATCTACGCGCTGATCGCCCTGGGCTTTGTGCTGATCTACAAGGCGACCGAGACGGTGAACTTCGCGCAAGGCGAGTTCATGATGCTGGGCGCCTTCGCCGGCGTGGTGCTGACCATGCTC
Proteins encoded:
- a CDS encoding acyl-CoA dehydrogenase family protein, encoding MLLTPEHEALRATIKRFIAEQINPHVDAWEEAEIFPAHEVFRKMGDLGLLGLSKPEADGGMGLDYSYSAVLAETLSDINCGGVPMAIGVQTDMATPALAHHGSAELRREFLAPAIRGEYVACLGVSEVGSGSDVASIKTTARRDGDDYIINGGKMWTTNGTQADFCCVLANTSDAAPHRNKTLIVVPMKTRGVSVAKKIRKIGMDSSDTAQLYFDDVRVPQRYRIGEEGMGFTYQMEQFQVERLWGALSSASRCAKAIDLTIEYTRERKAFGRSILDNQWVHYTLAELQTEVEALHALCWRAVEMMVRGEDATRLATMAKLKAGRLSREVADRCLQFWGGMGYVLESPISRIFRDGRLTSIGGGADEVMMQILCKFMGTFPQSK
- a CDS encoding acetyl-CoA carboxylase biotin carboxylase subunit — translated: MKQPTPFQKILIANRGEIALRVMRSATALGYRTVAVYSSADAGARHVEEAGQAVYIGQAQPAQSYLRIDAIIEAARRSGADAVHPGYGFLAENAAFARACREAGLVFIGPSAESIVAMGNKAGAKRLMMAADVPCIPGYQGEDQDEARLCAEAERIGFPVMIKATAGGGGRGMRLVPHARAFPELLRSARSEAQGAFGDPEVILERAVVEPRHIEIQILADRYGNAIHLGERDCSVQRRHQKLIEEAPSPAVSAELRARMGATAVAAVKAIGYEGAGTLEFLLDRDGNYYFMEMNTRLQVEHPVTEAITGLDLVALQLRIAAGEPLPLRQEDVRFSGHAIEVRLCAEDADQGFMPQSGEIALWQAPPALRVEHALGSGAAIPPYYDSMIAKLISYGGTRDEARRKLSQGLEDLVALGVTTNQVFLGRCLAHPAFAAGEATTAFIGQHQDALLQPDAALRQRAAALAALLLYETSPERQPGAPAASLAPTLPIGLRYRVNGAEHQASLAYGAGNRFAVAMGESRFAFETIALGAHSVRFSCDGLVESATFHRDASTLLLHYQGTPLRIEDHTRAAAARAGEAAGDGKLRASMNGRVVNVMVAAGDQVEAGQPMVTLEAMKMEHIHVAPAAGRVGAVHVQVGDQAAAMRVIAEIEFEAPPAEPVKAAA
- a CDS encoding enoyl-CoA hydratase/isomerase family protein: MSESETPAVLHEKRGAAFWITINRPDKRNAINKEVVAGIRAGYRAAHADPAIRAIVLTGAGDKAFCAGGDLQPGKGFAFDLSQPNVDYADMLRESQQATLPSVARINGTCMAGGMGLLCMTDMAVAADNAVFGLPEVKVGVFPMQVLSLLQTLAPPRLVREWCISGEPFSAAEAKAAGLVNHLAAPGELDARTEWLVARVADKSPTAIRRGKYAMQAMASMSFSEGIAYTESQIALLAMTEDAREGLAAFNEKRKPVWTGR
- a CDS encoding acyl-CoA synthetase, with product MNRASSTASSTQADSAAFLALGMAQWLRRRAARSPRSPALTCAGQTWTYAELVADAGKMAAVLAAGGVGRGQRVGYLGLNDPLFLVTQFACAWLGAIFVPLNFRLTGPELAFILNDAGVHTLFADEDYAGLIDEARPALECQRYLRRTDAPGWEGLLPRMAQAGAAPPAVPTDPDDVAAIMYTSGTTGQPKGAMLTHGNFWANNLNVMMLSDLASTDVALNFAPLFHVGGMCCVSLPILMAGGHLVLQRSFDPAAVMQAVAEHRVTVSFAVPAMLLFVSQHPDFAQADLSSLRTISVGGAPMPEPLLRLFAGRGIPVNQGYGLTETAAATTFLAPERAQDKLGSCGTPAMMTEVCIRDFDGKPLTEPQARGEICARGGNIMKGYWNRPDASAAAFYDGGWFRTGDVGYVDEEGFYYVCDRLKDMVITGGENVYPAEVESVLYEHPAIAEVAVIGAPDERWGEHVVAVAALKAGASLTLEELQAFAQPRLARYKLPRALRVVAALPRNPTGKVLKVRLREMGQG
- a CDS encoding methyltransferase domain-containing protein → MAGPTIDFWQVRFESGQTPWEREAASPQLLAWLAQGAIQPGERVIVPGCGGGWEVAALAAHGARVSGIDYAPGALARTLARLAPGGLQAALEQADVLHWQPATPVDAIYEQTCLCALHPDHWTRYAAQLHGWLRPGARLLALFMQMRRDSAGQGMVEGPPYHCDINAMRVLFPAQQWEWPKPPFSAVAHPSGAFELAVVLVRR